The nucleotide sequence GTATGTGCATGGCTTTAAGGATGCGCTGTATGTAGGGAATGGCTAGTCGTATGGCTTCTGGTGTTTCATCGCGATTGGCCTTATAATCCTCGTACAATTCGGTGCGTTCTGCGCTTCCTTCCTTGTCAAAAGCAACGGCCAGATATTCCGGTTTCTCACGGCGTATGACGTCAAATAAAGAGTTGGTAAAACCCATGATGGCACTGGTATCCATGCCCTGCGAATTGATTCGCGGGTTTTTGATGAGTGCGTAATAGCCTCTAAAAATCAGGGCATAGGCATCAAGTAAAAACAGTCTTTTATCGTCAGTTCCGTCGTTTGTCAAAGTGTGTGGATTTTAGGAATGCTAAGATAAAATTCTCTTGCGAGAATGAACTTGAAATTGAACTCGAACTTGGGATGGAAAAATAACCTGAGGTCTGTCAACCAGTATCGAGCGACAGTCGAGATATGGTTGTAGTACAATTTTTATCGAACGAAAACGCTCCTTCTCGACATTTCGGTAAGCTCAATGCAGCGCTGTCGCTCGAAGCGGCTCCCATAAGAGAAGGATTGATGTTATCTCGCTTTCGCGCCTGCCTGCCGGCAGGCAGGCGCGAAAGCGAACTAATTAAAAGTCAGGTTTATAATTCAATCCTTATCGTTGTCCTCAAAGTCTTTGGTCAAGTCCAGGTTTCTAAAAGTAGGCGATACCACGGCAGTAGTGATCACCGTGATGAGTGTCATCGTACCACCAAAGACCACGGCTGTCACGGTACCCATAAGCTTTGCAGTGACGCCGCTTTCAAAAGCACCCAACTCGTTGGAAGATCCCACAAACATGGAATTCACGCTGGCGACCCGACCGCGCATGTGATCTGGTGTTTTGAGTTGCAGGATGGTCTGGCGTATGACCATAGAAACTCCATCTGTCACTCCGCTAAAAAAGAGCGCCACCAGAGATACCCAAAAAATGGAGGACAATCCAAATGCGATGATACAAAGGCCAAACCCAAAGATGGCTACCAGTAACTTTTTACCTGCGTTTTTACTGATGGGAATGTAAGCGGTAGCAATCATGGTCAATATCGCTCCAACCGATGGTGCCGCTCGCAGGATGCCAAAACCTTCACTTCCTACCTTAAGAATGTCCTGCGCAAAAATCGGCAGCAGGATCACGGCACCACCAAAAAGTACCGATACCATGTCTAGTGTGAGCGCTCCTAAAATCGATTTGGTTTTAAATACGAAAGTCAAACCTTCTTTAAGGCTTTGTTTGATGGGTTCGTTGATTTTGGTATTAAGGATGGGTTTCTTGCCTATAAACATGACGGCTAATAACGCCAGCATCACGAGGCTAAATACAATGAGTAGCGACCAGTGCACACCAAACCAGCTTATCGCAAAGCCTGAAAAAGCCAGTCCTACTACAGAGGCGATTTGCCACGAGGAGCTACTCCAAGTCGCTGCGTTGGGATAGACTTTTTTGGGAACGATAAGCGCAATTAACGAGAACAAAATAGGACCGAAAAAGGATCTCAAAAAGCCACCAAAAAACACCAACGCATACACAGAATATAAAATAGTGTTGGTTTCCCAGCCGTCAATAAATGCTGGCCAGGTCAATAAAAACAAACCCAAACTGATCAATGAAAATGCTCCAATGATCAAAGCCAGTAAATTCCGTTTTTCTCGTTGATCTACGATATGACCTGCAAAAAGTGCCATTCCAAATGCTGGAATAAATTCCATCAAACCTATGATAGCAAGCGACAACGGATCTTTAGTCAACGAATACACTTCCCATTCTATGACGATAAATTGCATGGACCACCCAAAGACCAGCAAAAAACGCATGAGCAGGAAAATGTTGAATTCTCTATATCGCAGTGCTGCGTAAGGATCGTTTATGGCCAAGGTGGAATTTTTGTGAATGCGAAATTAAATCAATTCCAAAGAAATACGTGTTTGTGCTAAACCTACTGTGGTCGAGAGTTACATCCGAATATCGATGTTGTATCCAGAGACAAAAGATTAAGCTCGAATGAGCACGTTCATTGTTACTA is from Nonlabens sp. YIK11 and encodes:
- a CDS encoding MFS transporter: MAINDPYAALRYREFNIFLLMRFLLVFGWSMQFIVIEWEVYSLTKDPLSLAIIGLMEFIPAFGMALFAGHIVDQREKRNLLALIIGAFSLISLGLFLLTWPAFIDGWETNTILYSVYALVFFGGFLRSFFGPILFSLIALIVPKKVYPNAATWSSSSWQIASVVGLAFSGFAISWFGVHWSLLIVFSLVMLALLAVMFIGKKPILNTKINEPIKQSLKEGLTFVFKTKSILGALTLDMVSVLFGGAVILLPIFAQDILKVGSEGFGILRAAPSVGAILTMIATAYIPISKNAGKKLLVAIFGFGLCIIAFGLSSIFWVSLVALFFSGVTDGVSMVIRQTILQLKTPDHMRGRVASVNSMFVGSSNELGAFESGVTAKLMGTVTAVVFGGTMTLITVITTAVVSPTFRNLDLTKDFEDNDKD